Proteins from a single region of Flavobacterium sp. YJ01:
- the rpsJ gene encoding 30S ribosomal protein S10, whose protein sequence is MSQKIRIKLKSYDHMLVDKSAEKIVKTVKTTGAVVTGPIPLPTHKKLFTVLRSPHVNKKAREQFEVMSYKRLIDIYSSSSKTIDALMKLELPSGVEVEIKV, encoded by the coding sequence ATGAGTCAAAAAATCAGAATAAAACTAAAATCTTACGATCACATGTTGGTGGATAAATCTGCTGAAAAGATCGTAAAAACAGTAAAAACTACTGGAGCAGTTGTGACAGGTCCAATTCCTTTACCAACTCACAAAAAACTTTTCACTGTATTGCGTTCTCCGCACGTTAACAAAAAAGCGAGAGAGCAATTTGAAGTAATGTCATACAAGAGATTGATTGATATTTATTCATCTTCATCTAAAACTATTGACGCTTTAATGAAACTTGAATTGCCAAGTGGAGTTGAAGTTGAGATTAAAGTATAA
- the rpsL gene encoding 30S ribosomal protein S12, producing the protein MPTIQQLVRTGRTQITKKSKSVALDSCPQRRGVCTRVYTTTPKKPNSAMRKVARVRLTNGNEVNAYIPGEGHNLQEHSIVLVRGGRVKDLPGVRYHIVRGALDTSGVAGRTQRRSKYGAKRPKEAKK; encoded by the coding sequence ATGCCAACAATTCAACAATTAGTAAGAACAGGAAGAACTCAGATCACTAAGAAGAGTAAATCGGTTGCTTTAGATTCTTGTCCTCAAAGAAGAGGGGTTTGTACGCGTGTTTACACTACTACACCAAAAAAACCAAACTCTGCAATGCGTAAAGTTGCGCGTGTACGTTTGACAAATGGTAATGAGGTGAATGCTTACATCCCTGGAGAAGGACACAATCTACAAGAGCACTCGATAGTATTAGTGCGAGGTGGAAGGGTAAAAGATTTACCAGGTGTTAGATATCATATCGTTCGTGGAGCGCTTGATACGTCAGGTGTTGCAGGAAGAACGCAAAGAAGATCTAAGTACGGTGCTAAACGCCCAAAAGAAGCAAAAAAGTAA
- a CDS encoding SusC/RagA family TonB-linked outer membrane protein, translating to MKLKFNGFLVLLLVLVAQLTFAQERAVSGTVSDNAGMPLPGVSVLIKGTKTGTQTDFDGKFSIKATTSQVLVFSYIGMKTQEVAASSSVINIKLAGDAQELEGVVVTTALGVKREKKSLGYSSQLVTADQVNSSPTNNFLNNLSGKVAGLEIKTNSNFGGSTNIVLRGVKSITGNNQALIVIDGVAVSNANLNDSDSQNGRQGFDFGNAASDIDPNNIESINVLKGAAATALYGSQASNGAIMITTKKGKKNTALGVSFSSTVSIGAIDKSTMPTYQNQYGEGYGGEDSSYNAPVFGNPDGLVASTGDDASYGNAFDPSIMVYNWNAFVLGNPNYGKATPWVAAKHTPVDFFQKSTAYTNNINFSGGDEKGAYNLGFTNINNTGVLPNSLLNKNSLNGNFSRDLSDKLTSTAFFTFTNQNTTGRNNTGYGDNFIGGFRQWWATNVDIKELEQEYNRTHQNVTWNMTDPTNGNLAPAFWNNPYFDRYQNFEQDSRTRFLAGTSLSYDITKDFTVLGRATIDYSNDQQELRKAVGSHAETFGISGANDGSGYSLYKRDFMQQTYDVIATYNFKLSDKIGAKALAGYTFLRSDAYSIQASTTGGLAKEGLYSLDNSNVFLPAKESQVTYEKSGLYGQLSLDYNKTVFVEGSYRLDKSTALPEEENNYSYYSIGSSLIFSELVKADWLNLGKVRINYAQVGNDPAAGRLGAKVNNYGLDGNPLFGNSNTYLDFANLKPEVQKAWEAGLEMAMFRNRLNFDLSLYKTNTENQIFNVPQSTSTGVNYATVNAGEIENKGIELALSGKVIKTENFSWDLGVNWSTNKNTVVALNQGRDNLLLATFQGGASLNATVGESYGTLRGKDYTYDANGNRVVDEDGYYVLASNKVIGNTQAKWIGGVSNRLTYKNVSFNFLIDVKKGGDIFSLDQAYGRETGIYDLGLNDLGNSVRSPLTNGADSGGVILPGVHEDGTPNTTRIDASTSGGTAFSSDTNPTKASVYDGSFVKLRELGLTYNVPSKILDKMNIKGMSFSVIGNNLWIISKNLPYADPEAGSSAGNIQGFQSGVMPATKVYSFNVKLNF from the coding sequence ATGAAACTAAAGTTCAATGGATTCCTAGTGCTTTTATTAGTACTAGTGGCGCAATTAACATTTGCGCAAGAAAGAGCTGTCTCGGGAACAGTTTCTGATAATGCAGGAATGCCTCTACCTGGCGTAAGTGTATTAATCAAAGGAACAAAAACGGGAACGCAAACAGATTTTGATGGAAAGTTCTCCATTAAAGCAACAACAAGCCAAGTTTTGGTATTTAGCTACATCGGGATGAAAACTCAAGAAGTAGCTGCAAGTTCATCTGTTATTAACATTAAATTAGCAGGAGACGCACAAGAACTTGAAGGAGTTGTTGTAACTACGGCCTTAGGGGTAAAAAGAGAGAAAAAATCATTAGGATATTCTTCTCAATTAGTGACAGCTGACCAAGTAAACAGCAGTCCAACAAACAATTTCCTAAACAACTTATCTGGAAAAGTTGCTGGTTTGGAAATTAAAACTAACTCTAACTTTGGAGGTTCTACTAACATCGTATTAAGAGGTGTAAAAAGTATCACTGGAAACAACCAAGCTCTTATCGTAATTGATGGTGTAGCTGTAAGTAACGCCAACTTAAACGATAGCGATTCGCAAAACGGAAGACAAGGATTTGACTTTGGTAATGCTGCATCAGATATTGACCCAAACAACATTGAATCTATCAACGTTCTTAAGGGAGCTGCTGCTACAGCTTTATATGGTAGCCAGGCTTCAAATGGAGCGATTATGATTACTACTAAAAAAGGTAAAAAGAATACTGCTTTAGGAGTTAGTTTCAGTTCTACTGTTTCTATTGGTGCAATTGACAAATCTACTATGCCAACTTACCAAAACCAATACGGTGAAGGTTACGGAGGAGAAGACAGTAGCTACAATGCTCCAGTTTTCGGAAATCCTGACGGACTAGTTGCTTCAACTGGTGATGACGCTTCTTACGGTAATGCTTTTGATCCTAGCATCATGGTTTACAACTGGAATGCATTCGTATTAGGAAATCCAAACTACGGAAAAGCAACTCCATGGGTAGCTGCAAAACACACTCCGGTAGACTTCTTCCAAAAATCAACTGCTTACACTAACAATATTAACTTTAGTGGTGGTGACGAAAAAGGAGCTTATAATTTAGGCTTCACAAACATTAACAACACAGGAGTTTTACCAAACAGTTTATTAAACAAAAACAGTTTAAACGGTAACTTCTCAAGAGACTTATCTGATAAATTAACTTCAACAGCATTCTTTACATTTACTAACCAAAATACTACTGGTAGAAATAATACTGGATATGGAGATAACTTTATTGGAGGTTTCAGACAATGGTGGGCTACAAACGTAGACATCAAAGAACTTGAACAAGAATACAACAGAACGCACCAAAACGTTACTTGGAACATGACTGATCCAACAAACGGAAACCTTGCCCCTGCATTCTGGAACAATCCTTACTTCGACAGATACCAAAACTTCGAACAAGATTCAAGAACTAGATTCTTAGCTGGTACAAGTTTATCATACGATATCACTAAAGACTTCACAGTTTTAGGTCGTGCAACAATTGATTATTCTAATGATCAACAAGAATTAAGAAAAGCTGTAGGTAGCCACGCTGAAACTTTCGGTATTAGTGGCGCTAATGACGGATCAGGATACTCTTTATACAAAAGAGACTTCATGCAACAGACTTACGATGTAATTGCTACTTATAACTTCAAATTATCTGATAAAATTGGAGCAAAAGCATTAGCAGGATACACTTTCTTAAGATCTGATGCTTATTCTATCCAAGCTTCTACAACGGGAGGTTTAGCAAAAGAAGGTTTATACAGCTTAGATAACTCTAACGTATTCTTACCTGCAAAAGAATCTCAAGTTACTTACGAAAAATCAGGTTTATACGGACAATTATCTTTAGATTACAACAAAACTGTATTTGTTGAAGGATCTTACAGATTAGACAAAAGTACTGCTTTACCAGAAGAAGAAAACAACTATAGCTACTACTCTATCGGGTCAAGTTTAATTTTCTCAGAATTAGTAAAAGCAGATTGGTTAAACTTAGGAAAAGTGAGAATCAACTACGCGCAAGTAGGTAATGACCCTGCAGCTGGTAGATTAGGAGCAAAAGTTAATAACTACGGTTTAGACGGAAATCCATTATTTGGAAACAGCAACACTTACTTAGATTTCGCAAACCTAAAACCTGAGGTTCAAAAAGCTTGGGAAGCAGGTTTAGAGATGGCAATGTTCAGAAACAGATTGAACTTTGATTTATCTTTATACAAAACAAATACTGAAAACCAAATTTTCAATGTACCACAATCAACTTCAACTGGTGTAAACTATGCAACAGTTAACGCTGGAGAAATTGAAAACAAAGGTATCGAGCTTGCTTTATCTGGAAAAGTTATCAAAACTGAAAACTTTTCTTGGGATCTTGGGGTAAACTGGTCTACAAACAAAAATACTGTAGTTGCATTAAACCAAGGAAGAGATAATTTATTATTAGCTACCTTCCAAGGTGGTGCTTCTCTTAACGCAACAGTTGGAGAATCTTATGGAACATTAAGAGGTAAAGATTACACTTATGATGCTAACGGAAACAGAGTTGTTGACGAAGACGGTTACTACGTTTTAGCTTCAAACAAAGTGATTGGTAACACACAAGCAAAATGGATTGGTGGTGTATCAAACAGATTGACTTACAAAAATGTTTCTTTCAATTTCTTAATTGACGTAAAAAAAGGCGGAGATATCTTCTCTCTTGACCAAGCTTACGGTAGAGAAACAGGTATCTACGATTTAGGATTAAACGATTTAGGAAACTCTGTTAGAAGCCCACTTACAAATGGAGCAGATAGCGGTGGAGTTATCCTTCCTGGAGTACACGAAGACGGTACGCCAAATACAACTAGAATTGATGCATCTACTTCTGGAGGTACTGCATTTAGTTCTGACACTAACCCAACAAAAGCTTCTGTTTATGACGGATCTTTTGTAAAACTAAGAGAACTTGGATTAACGTACAATGTACCATCTAAAATCTTAGACAAAATGAACATTAAAGGTATGTCATTTAGTGTGATTGGAAACAACCTTTGGATTATCAGTAAAAATCTTCCTTATGCAGATCCTGAAGCAGGATCATCAGCAGGAAACATTCAAGGATTCCAATCAGGAGTTATGCCAGCTACAAAAGTATACTCGTTTAATGTAAAACTTAACTTCTAA
- the fusA gene encoding elongation factor G, with product MARDLKYTRNIGIAAHIDAGKTTTTERILFYTGKSHKIGEVHDGAATMDWMAQEQERGITITSAATTCTWNFPTEQGKVLPESLPYHFNIIDTPGHVDFTVEVNRSLRVLDGLVFLFSAVDGVEPQSETNWRLADQYRVPRMGFVNKMDRQGANFLAVCGQVKDMLKSNAVAITLPIGDEADFKGIVDLVKNQAIVWHDETQGATFDIVDIPADMVDDVKHYRSILIEEIATYDENLLDKYMEDENSITEDEINNALRAATIDMAIIPMLAGSSFKNKGVQFMLDAVCKYLPSPLDKEGIEGIHPDDAELLEEDQTKILRRPDVKEPFAALAFKIATDPFVGRLAFFRAYSGRLDAGSYVLNTRSGNKERISRIYQMHANKQNPIEFIEAGDIGAAVGFKDIKTGDTLCDEKNPIILESMKFPEPVIGIAIEPKTKADVDKMGMALAKLAEEDPTFTVRTDEASGQTIISGMGELHLDILVDRMKREFKVEVNQGEPQVEYKEAFTRSAQHRETYKKQSGGRGKFGDIVFRIEPADEVDGKVPVGLQFVNEVKGGNVPKEYIPAVEKGFREAMKTGPLAGYAVDSLKVTLLDGSFHPVDSDALSFELAARMGYKESGRAAGAVILEPIMKIEVITPEENMGDIVGDLNRRRGQVNDMGDRNGAKTIKADVPLSEMFGYVTTLRTLSSGRATSTMEFSHYAETPSNISEEVIKKAKGNA from the coding sequence ATGGCTAGAGATTTAAAATATACAAGAAATATCGGGATCGCTGCTCACATTGATGCTGGTAAAACAACAACAACTGAGCGTATTCTTTTTTATACTGGAAAATCACACAAAATTGGTGAGGTACACGATGGTGCTGCAACAATGGACTGGATGGCGCAAGAGCAAGAAAGAGGTATTACAATTACTTCTGCTGCTACAACTTGTACTTGGAATTTTCCAACAGAGCAAGGTAAAGTTCTTCCAGAATCATTGCCTTACCACTTTAATATTATTGATACTCCTGGACACGTTGACTTTACTGTAGAGGTAAATCGTTCTTTGCGTGTACTTGATGGTTTGGTTTTCTTGTTTAGTGCTGTTGATGGTGTTGAACCACAGTCAGAAACTAACTGGAGACTTGCTGATCAATATAGAGTTCCTCGTATGGGATTCGTAAACAAAATGGACCGTCAAGGTGCTAACTTTTTAGCTGTATGCGGACAGGTTAAAGATATGTTGAAATCGAATGCGGTTGCAATTACTTTGCCTATTGGTGATGAGGCTGATTTTAAAGGTATTGTTGACTTAGTGAAAAATCAAGCTATTGTATGGCATGATGAAACTCAAGGAGCTACTTTTGATATCGTTGATATCCCTGCTGATATGGTTGATGATGTAAAACACTACCGTTCTATCCTTATCGAAGAGATTGCAACTTATGATGAGAATCTTTTAGATAAATACATGGAAGATGAAAACTCTATTACAGAGGACGAAATCAACAATGCATTAAGAGCTGCAACTATCGATATGGCAATCATTCCTATGCTTGCTGGTTCTTCTTTCAAAAACAAAGGAGTTCAATTTATGTTAGATGCTGTTTGTAAGTATTTGCCATCTCCATTAGATAAAGAAGGTATTGAAGGAATTCACCCTGATGATGCTGAATTATTAGAAGAAGATCAAACTAAAATCTTACGTCGACCAGATGTAAAAGAGCCGTTTGCTGCTTTAGCATTTAAAATTGCTACTGACCCATTCGTAGGTCGTTTAGCTTTCTTCCGTGCTTATTCTGGACGTTTAGATGCTGGTTCTTATGTTTTAAATACTCGTTCTGGTAACAAAGAGAGAATTTCTCGTATCTACCAAATGCACGCTAACAAACAAAATCCAATTGAATTTATTGAGGCTGGAGATATTGGAGCTGCTGTAGGATTTAAAGATATTAAAACTGGAGATACTTTGTGTGATGAAAAGAATCCAATTATTTTGGAGTCTATGAAATTCCCTGAGCCGGTAATTGGTATCGCAATCGAGCCTAAAACTAAAGCTGACGTTGATAAAATGGGTATGGCTTTAGCTAAATTAGCTGAGGAGGATCCAACATTTACTGTTAGAACTGATGAGGCTTCTGGTCAAACTATTATTTCTGGTATGGGTGAGCTTCACTTGGATATCTTAGTTGATCGTATGAAACGTGAGTTTAAAGTAGAGGTTAATCAAGGTGAGCCTCAAGTTGAATATAAAGAAGCGTTTACAAGATCTGCTCAACATAGAGAAACTTACAAAAAACAATCTGGAGGTCGTGGTAAATTCGGTGATATCGTATTTAGAATCGAGCCTGCTGATGAAGTTGATGGTAAAGTTCCTGTGGGATTACAGTTTGTGAATGAAGTAAAAGGTGGTAACGTTCCTAAAGAATATATCCCTGCTGTTGAAAAAGGTTTCCGTGAGGCTATGAAAACAGGTCCATTAGCTGGATATGCTGTTGATAGTTTAAAGGTAACTTTGTTAGACGGATCTTTCCACCCTGTGGATTCTGATGCTCTTTCTTTTGAATTAGCTGCTAGAATGGGTTATAAAGAGTCTGGACGTGCTGCTGGAGCTGTTATTCTTGAACCAATCATGAAAATCGAAGTTATTACTCCTGAAGAAAACATGGGTGATATCGTAGGTGACTTGAACCGTCGTAGAGGTCAGGTTAATGATATGGGTGACAGAAATGGTGCTAAAACAATCAAAGCTGATGTGCCTTTATCAGAAATGTTTGGTTATGTTACTACATTAAGAACATTGTCTTCTGGTAGAGCAACTTCAACAATGGAGTTTTCTCACTATGCAGAAACACCTTCTAATATTTCAGAAGAGGTAATCAAAAAAGCAAAAGGTAACGCTTAA
- the rpsG gene encoding 30S ribosomal protein S7, whose amino-acid sequence MRKRAAKKRPLLPDPRFNDQLVTRFVNNLMWDGKKSTAFKVFYDAIDIIETKKQNDEKTSLEIWKDALTNVMPHVEVRSRRVGGATFQIPMQIRPDRKISMAMKWLILYSRRRNEKSMAQRLASECLAAAKEEGAAVKKRMDTHKMAEANKAFSHFRF is encoded by the coding sequence ATGAGAAAAAGAGCGGCAAAGAAAAGACCACTTTTACCGGATCCAAGGTTTAATGACCAATTAGTAACACGTTTTGTGAACAACTTAATGTGGGATGGTAAGAAATCTACAGCTTTTAAAGTATTTTATGATGCAATTGATATCATCGAAACTAAAAAGCAAAATGATGAGAAAACTTCATTAGAGATCTGGAAAGATGCTTTAACAAACGTTATGCCTCACGTAGAAGTACGTAGCCGTAGAGTTGGTGGAGCTACATTCCAAATTCCAATGCAAATTCGTCCAGACAGAAAAATTTCTATGGCAATGAAGTGGTTAATACTTTATTCAAGAAGAAGAAATGAAAAATCTATGGCACAGCGTTTAGCTTCAGAATGTTTAGCTGCGGCTAAAGAAGAAGGTGCTGCAGTTAAGAAAAGAATGGATACTCACAAAATGGCAGAAGCTAATAAAGCATTCTCTCACTTTAGATTTTAA